The Henckelia pumila isolate YLH828 chromosome 2, ASM3356847v2, whole genome shotgun sequence genome includes a window with the following:
- the LOC140885331 gene encoding uncharacterized protein has protein sequence MRGRKRSSLSYLECRFGSHDASLQGQVSGVHQSRVACMPHFLECDFDRRHLLAPLSLCRFCGAKKFEFEPPSFCCDSGKIKLADSVIPSSLMTMFTDCESPMAIEFRRIRLYNSIFSFTSFGVRLDRELASSSRGVYTFRVSGQIFHTLPPIVPRDQSPTHFQLYFWDSDNELRNRMHVINNADVDELIVATLMDILKNNPYAKLLRRIQQYSSIEDIQLHICKNAVLDQRCYNTPSVDQVAAIWVEGNNPNIPYDRDIIIHGSDGRNHQIKHYFGCYDPLQYPLFFPNGQNG, from the exons ATGCGGGGTCGAAAGCGGTCATCGTTGTCATATTTGGAATGCCGGTTTGGGAGCCACGATGCTTCTCTGCaag GTCAAGTTTCTGGAGTGCATCAATCCCGTGTAGCTTGCATGCCTCATT TTTTGGAATGCGACTTCGACCGTCGACACTTGTTAGCCCCTCTATCTTTGTGTCGTTTTTGCGGTGCAAAGAAATTCGAATTTGAGCCACCGTCATTTTGTTGTGATTCTGGTAAAATTAAATTAGCTGATTCAGTTATTCCATCAAGTTTGATGACTATGTTCACAGATTGTGAATCTCCAATGGCAATAGAGTTTCGCAGGATTCGATTATACAATAGTATTTTTTCCTTCACATCTTTTGGTGTTAGGCTTGATAGAGAACTTGCATCCTCGAGCCGTGGGGTTTATACCTTTCGGGTTTCGGGGCAGATTTTCCATACTTTACCACCAATTGTACCTAGGGATCAATCTCCAACTCATTTCCAATTATATTTTTGGGACAGCGACAATGAATTGCGTAATAGGATGCATGTCATAAATAATGCTGATGTTGATGAGTTAATTGTGGCAACATTAATGGATATATTGAAGAACAATCCATATGCAAAATTGTTACGTCGTATCCAACAATATTCCTCCATCGAAGACATTCAGTTACATATTTGTAAGAATGCTGTTTTGGATCAACGTTGCTATAACACTCCATCGGTTGATCAAGTTGCTGCTATTTGGGTTGAAGGAAATAATCCTAATATACCTTACGACAGAGATATTATTATACATGGTTCTGATGGTCGTAATCATCAAATAAAACATTACTTTGGCTGTTACGACCCATTACAGTATCCATTGTTTTTCCCAAATGGACAGAATGGATGA